ATGGAGTGAAGTTGAGTATGAGGCCAATTAACGGAACAATGGCAATACTGGTTCCAAAAGACAGTGCAACTCGCTCAAGGCCATCAATTCCAGATCCAAATCGCGAAGGATTCCCCTCCGTCGATTCAGTCATTTTTTCATCTGTGGAGATACCCTCTGGAAACAGGGCTGCGATGAATGCATACCCAGGTGGGAAGAGCACAAACAGAAGTCCAATGATTGCTCGAACTGGGCTTGTATTCAATCCAGGTATGAAAACAACAGCAATTGTAAGAATGACGAGGGCACCAATAACGGCTAGATCCGCTGGAAGGCGGCGGATCGGTCGGGGTAAAAGGAGCTTTGGGTCAACGTCACGAGTCATTCATTTTCCCATGAGGGCTAGCATAATAAAAAGCCCTCGGTAAAATCGGTTAGATATCACAAGTGGCAAGTTATATCAGAATTTATATTAAAATAACTAGTTAATGAAATCCATCATTAGTTAATATTGAATAGCTGCAGGTTAAGATTATACTATAGAGACAGTCATTATCATATTCATTAGTGTCTACCGATCCCAGGAAAATGAACTCTAAATGAACTATACTGAAATACTCCTTCGAAAGTGGTCACGACGAGATCAATTAGCAATCGTCATTGTCGCAGTGACAGTTGCGTTTCTCGTTGGAACAACCCTCTTGCTAACTGCTGCAAGTGCGCAGTCATCAGCAATAACCGGTGGAGAGAACGACTCGATGGTTGTCCAGCAGTATAATTCATACCAAGGTGCTCAACAAGACGCAAGTAAGAACGATATCGTATTTCCGACGACTACTATCAGACATAATGGAACGGAATATCGAGTTATTGGCATCCCGAAAAACGCACCATCCGAACTTACAAAGCTTTCTGTATCATGGAAGAATGCGACGGTTCCGTCACCGCCATCAACAGGCTTCCAAGGGCCTGTTTCTGAACCAACACGCCAGCGATTCCATACACAATCAGGCAAGCGTGTGACCAAACACGTCGCTCCCTACACAGAACAAGATTCTATTTTTCCACAAACGTGGTATGTTGGTGACGCTGGGTCAGTGAGGTCTCTCGAAGATTCAGGCGCATTTCTCGTTCACACAAATCAGCAAACAAAGAACAGTCAACAACTGCCACAAGAAGGGACGCTGAGTCCCTCACTCTTTGCTTACTTTTTCGGAGGAATGCAGCAGGTACTTCAAACGTTAGTTGCAGCAACGGTTGCCGCTGGGGTTCTAATCCTCGTCGTCATACATAATATAACTGTAATGAGTGTTCGGGATCGACTTACTGAAATTGCGGTTATTCGATCAACCGGTGGGTCTACACGCCGGATTATCGGAATATTTGCGTTACGAGCAGGCATCATTGCTCTTGTTGGATCTATTCTGGGATATGCAATCGGAGTAATCACAATCCGAGCCCTCGTGAATTTCGCTATTTTCGCTGGTTTGTCTGTCTCATTAGATCCAACTGTCACAGTAACATCCACACGAATATTGCTGTTTGTAGTGGTATTTCTGAGTGGTGCTGGAACGCTCGCAGGTGCTGTTGCTACCAGAAGCGTTGTAATACCACCACCATCCCAACTATGGAAAACCACTAGCAGAGCACCACCGGAACACCAGCGATGGGAACCACTATCTCGATTTCGGCTTCGTCCCCAACTTCTTCCATGGCGAACGCTTATACCAGCGACGGCAACACTGACCGTGTTCGCCTTGATAGTGATTTTATCGAGTTCGCTCGTCGGTGCACTCACACCGGTTGCGACCACCTCAACGGGGACAGTCACGGAACCTGGTTCTCCATATCCGATGGCAAGTCGCATCGATGCTCAATATGCCTCAGAACTACGGAACCAAGGACTGAGCGCGAGTCCAGAAATCATTGTGGCACAAGTTTCTGATGGAAAGCCGTACCTCGCAAGAGGTGCTAATTATTCAGCGTTTGCTTCCGTCTCGGATACAAAGCTAACAAAGGGTCACCCTCCCCACACTGAGGGGCAGGCAGTAATTGGTCAAGACCTTGCACAAACACTGGATAAAACGACTGGTGATACGATCATCGTTGGTGGGAGCACATCGCCCGCAGTGACACAAGTGAAAATTGTGGGTGTATTTCGTGCGCCGGGAATACTTGATGACCAGCTCATCATCCCTCTTCCAACAGCCCATTCGCTTTCAACAAAGCCAGGGACGGTACATTTCATTCGGACAGCGGGTGGGACACCAAACCAGGTGCTCAATAACCAAGAAAGCTCTCCAAACAGCGAGTTACAGCAACAAAAAATGCGTATAACCAGTGTCTCTGCGCCAGAAGAGGGCATTCTGAAACAACCAATACCGGTCTCAGTGACTATCCAAAACATAGGTTCAACCAAACGCACTAGACAAGTGAAGGCTGCTGTGGGAGACGATGTACAACGGCGTTCAGTCACCCTTCAACCAGGGGAAGAGACTCAAGTTCAGATGAATCTGAGTGCCTCTCACTCTGGAAATCAAACGTTAGAGGTAGGGCGATATTCACAGCCAATCCGAGTATATAAACGCTCGCCACTTGTCCTCCCAATCCTTCCTGAAAAAGCGCCACCAGGGTCTCAGGTTGCAATTTCGATTCAAACAATATATGAGAAAAACATTACAGGAGCAACAGTGACTATTGATGGAACCACTACAACAACCAACGACCAGGGAATTGCACTCGTAACACTTCCGAACAAACCGGGAACATACGAGCTTACCGCACGCAAGGGCGAACGAACGTACTCTTCACAAATCCAAATTTCGCGAGATGCTTCACGACGATTATTTGCAGATATCAAGGTAACGCCAAAGAGAGGGAGTGTCTATACGACTCCAAGAGCAATAATTCGAGTCGCAAATCCTTGGGGAGTAAAGCTCACCCGAAATATTTCTCTTGTGACCCCTGGACAGACACGCACACAAACACGAACAGTTCCGGCATATAATTTGAGTGAAAAGCAAGTGACGCTTGAGAAATCAACCGAGCCGGAATCTACTAACCAGTTTGCACCGGGTGAATACACGATTCGTGTCGTATCCAATGGAACAACACTGGCCAGTGACGATTATGTCGTAATAGGTGATAAGCGAATACAGTCAACACTGGCACAGAATGCAGAATTTTCTGCTGGGAGTGGACTAGGTCAGGCAGTCGAGATGGTGTTCGGAAATTTTAAACTATTGTTATTTGGAATGATTGGTCTCGCGGGATTAACAACGATCGGAAGCACGACATCGACGTTTGCACAGGTAGTTCATTCTCGACGTCAATCAATTGGCATCTATCGCGCCACTGGTGCAACGCGCAGACAGCTTCTCAAATTACTGCTAGGTGATGTAGTGCGGATAGCAATACCAGCATCTGTTGTTTCTATGCTTATTGCGCTTGGTTCTGTATACGTACTTTCATTTAGTAGTTTGATGACAGTATTTGGTGTTCAGTTGAATGTGGCGATGAATCCATACATGCTCATTGGCGTTGGAGCAGGCGCACTCATACTGTCTTGCATTGGTGTAATAATCGCGGTGATACCGTTTCTCACTGTACAACCAACGGAAATGCAGTAACGGTTTTATTACAACTACTATTATATAGTTTCATTCATTTAATAACACAGCTATTGGCGGTATCGTTAAGTAAAATATAAGTGTTAAGTTCGGTTACTATATCCTGAGGTTATAATGGGAGAGATTTCCCATTAAATAATAATGAGTAAACGTAAAATAGTGAGTATTTTCCTGGTTGGAATACTCGTCATTTCAGCAATTGGCATTGGACAGGCAAGCATGCCTACAAAAGCAGAAGATAAAAATAAAAATCCACAACCGCAGAAGATGACTCTGCAAGTGGAAGAGGTGACGGTTCACAATTGGTCGTTCACTGTCGGACCGGACGACTCTGTGGATCGTACCGTGTATGTTGATCCAATTTCGATCAAAAACAAAAAGTACAAAGTGGATCTAAAGAAGCTTGCTAAAGCAGACGACATGTCTGGTCTTGCGACAATGCCTGCAAAGAAACAGGCACAGGCGCAAGCAAAACAGAATGTAAACATCAAAGAGGGAGAGACGGTTCGTATCTGCATTAAGAAGATTCACATTGAAAACGTGGATGTCATGGTGAAACTGCCGAAACAGATGCCGAATTCGAAGAAGATGTCGAATGCTCAAATGGCATCGATGGATTCGGACAAGCCGGGATACATGGTCACGATCAATAAACTGAGCATTAATAAATGGTCATTTATTGTCGGTCCGAAGAAGAAGCCGGATGAAACAATCACAATCGGTGACGTTACTGTCAAAGATCGGGTCATCCACGTTGGGTCTTCTGACTCTAACGACGAGAAATCGGCCGCAGCAATGGAATCCATCCGAAAGCAAATCAAAGGCAAGATGGCTGAAAAAGGTGTGAAGAAGGGTAAAACTTATCGAGTCATCATTCAGAATATTAACATTGAAAACGTTACGTTCGTCTTTGGGAACCCCGAGAATATCGATGTTCCGGAAGATGGGACGACAACAACAGAAGAGACTACGACCGAAGAAGACACGAGTGAAGAGGACATGACGACGACCGAAGAGGGGGATACAACCACAACGACGACTTCCAGTGAAGGCTCCAATGGTGACGATGGGTCAGAGACGACAAATAATGGTGGACAGCCTGGATTCGGCGTCGGAATTGCTTTACTTGCATTGCTCGGTGTCGGGTTCCTAGCGGTTCGTAGAGAGTAAAGAATAGCACCAATTTTTATTGATTGTTCACAAAGTGATGTCAGTACACTATAGAACAATCTATGGTTTTAAAAATTGATATAATGAAAATTGTACATAAATACAATTTTATCCTATATTTATTTAGATATTCTTTCGAATCTGCAAAACAGATAAGTAGACGTGAGCAACAGACCCAAGCGTATGAAAGCGATTGTCCTCGCGGGTGGGTATGCAACACGATTGTGGCCAATCACCAAGAATCGGCCAAAGATGTTTCTTCCAATAGGGGAGTCAACTGTTATTGACCGGATATTCACTGAACTTGAAGCAGATGATCGCATATCAGAAGTGTTTGTAAGTACGAACGAACGCTTTGCAGAAGATTTCCGTGAGCATCTTGAGCAGAGCAATTTTGACAAACCAACGCTTTCAATTGAGGATACTTCCGACGAAGATGAAAAGTTCGGCGTTGTTGGTGCACTAGCACAACTTGTAGAGCGAGAAGGGATCGGAGATGATACGGTTGTTATTGCTGGCGACAACCTCATCAGCTTTGAAATTAGCGACTTCATCGATTATTTTGAACAGCAAAACGCAGCGACACTTGCTGCTTATGATGTTGGCAGTCGTGAACAAGCGAAATCGTATGGGTTAGTGGAGCTTGAAGGAGAAGAAATTATTGATTTCCAAGAGAAGCCAGATAAGCCAAAGAGTACGCTTGTTTCGATCGCGTGCTATGCGTTTCCTCAAGCTACGATACCGTTGCTTGAAAAATATCTCGAAGAAGATAACAACCCGGATGAACCTGGCTGGTTCATTCAATGGCTCCAGTCACAAGAATCCGTATATGCTTATACGTTCGATGAAGCATGGTACGATATCGGCACACCGGATAGCTACTTAGAAGCGGTTCAGTGGGAACTTGGAACTGAGAACTACGTTGCCGAAAGCGCAACTGTAAAAGATACAGAGCTCGGTGAGAATGTTCACGTAATGGCCGGTGCTGAGATTGTTGACTCAACAGTCTCTAACTCAATAATCTTCCCTGACACTACAATTGAGAAGACAATTGTTCGAGAGTCGATTATTGATACCGACACAACAGTCACGACGATGGATCTTCACAATGCGCTCATCGGTGCGCATACTACCATTAATCCAGAACGGTGAGTCGTTAGCTGCGAAAACCAAGCGAGTAGGGACTTACGGATTGCAGGCGAGAAAGCCTCGCCTTGAGGGCGGGGAGGATGTCAAATTGTCTCCGCCGTTCAAGACACCAATAAGCGTGCGTCGGACGTGTACCCTGTGTGTCGAGAAGGTGGAAGATAGACATTTCAAACCAGTCGAGGAGCCAACGCCTGTAGAGTTTAAACTAATTTTAGATGGGGTTCTGCAAGTTTGGAAACCGAATCATGAAACACCGATCCAAGAGTCATTAGCGGCGACAAACGTCGGAAGAGTTGATCTATTTAGTATTCGTATTTGATCCCCCTTCAGCAATATCGTAGGTGCTTACGATTTCAACAGCTCTTTTTGCACTCTTTCGGGATGGAATCCGTGTCGTGAACGTCGCTTGCTCGTATAATTGTGTTAACTCGTGCAACCCCTCAAGTTGATCTTCAGTGAAATCCCGATTTTGACACAGTCGATAAAACTCCCAGTGCGTCTGTCCATCCTCCAGAATTGACTCATCAGCATTCATGAAGTAATGACGGCCGGCGGCATAGGCTGTTTCAATACTGGTTTGGAATTGTTCCTCAGACAATGCAGTCTTTGCACGGTTGACTAGCATAGAAGCAGTTACCTCCGGAATCACTTCTGACTCGTCACTATTAGATTCACTCATCTCTTCATCAGAAATATAGTCAATCTCATCTGACTGATTAGATGTGGAAAGCAGATCAGATCGCCGGATCGCGAAACCACTCATCGCAATAAAGCCAAGGAGACCGATAATTCCGAACCAAATTAGAGTCGAGCCACTAAATAAGGACTCAGAGTCGAATTGGATATTTGCAGTGGCACTCGACGGTTTCAGGTTCGTTCCTTTGCCTGCGTACGATGCAGACAGACGAAGCTCTGATTTCTCTTTTTTCTCTGCAAGTTTGGCAGGGAGACGAATCTGTGAATCGTAGGTTCCGTTTGCGT
The Haladaptatus caseinilyticus DNA segment above includes these coding regions:
- a CDS encoding FtsX-like permease family protein gives rise to the protein MNYTEILLRKWSRRDQLAIVIVAVTVAFLVGTTLLLTAASAQSSAITGGENDSMVVQQYNSYQGAQQDASKNDIVFPTTTIRHNGTEYRVIGIPKNAPSELTKLSVSWKNATVPSPPSTGFQGPVSEPTRQRFHTQSGKRVTKHVAPYTEQDSIFPQTWYVGDAGSVRSLEDSGAFLVHTNQQTKNSQQLPQEGTLSPSLFAYFFGGMQQVLQTLVAATVAAGVLILVVIHNITVMSVRDRLTEIAVIRSTGGSTRRIIGIFALRAGIIALVGSILGYAIGVITIRALVNFAIFAGLSVSLDPTVTVTSTRILLFVVVFLSGAGTLAGAVATRSVVIPPPSQLWKTTSRAPPEHQRWEPLSRFRLRPQLLPWRTLIPATATLTVFALIVILSSSLVGALTPVATTSTGTVTEPGSPYPMASRIDAQYASELRNQGLSASPEIIVAQVSDGKPYLARGANYSAFASVSDTKLTKGHPPHTEGQAVIGQDLAQTLDKTTGDTIIVGGSTSPAVTQVKIVGVFRAPGILDDQLIIPLPTAHSLSTKPGTVHFIRTAGGTPNQVLNNQESSPNSELQQQKMRITSVSAPEEGILKQPIPVSVTIQNIGSTKRTRQVKAAVGDDVQRRSVTLQPGEETQVQMNLSASHSGNQTLEVGRYSQPIRVYKRSPLVLPILPEKAPPGSQVAISIQTIYEKNITGATVTIDGTTTTTNDQGIALVTLPNKPGTYELTARKGERTYSSQIQISRDASRRLFADIKVTPKRGSVYTTPRAIIRVANPWGVKLTRNISLVTPGQTRTQTRTVPAYNLSEKQVTLEKSTEPESTNQFAPGEYTIRVVSNGTTLASDDYVVIGDKRIQSTLAQNAEFSAGSGLGQAVEMVFGNFKLLLFGMIGLAGLTTIGSTTSTFAQVVHSRRQSIGIYRATGATRRQLLKLLLGDVVRIAIPASVVSMLIALGSVYVLSFSSLMTVFGVQLNVAMNPYMLIGVGAGALILSCIGVIIAVIPFLTVQPTEMQ
- a CDS encoding NDP-sugar synthase, producing the protein MKAIVLAGGYATRLWPITKNRPKMFLPIGESTVIDRIFTELEADDRISEVFVSTNERFAEDFREHLEQSNFDKPTLSIEDTSDEDEKFGVVGALAQLVEREGIGDDTVVIAGDNLISFEISDFIDYFEQQNAATLAAYDVGSREQAKSYGLVELEGEEIIDFQEKPDKPKSTLVSIACYAFPQATIPLLEKYLEEDNNPDEPGWFIQWLQSQESVYAYTFDEAWYDIGTPDSYLEAVQWELGTENYVAESATVKDTELGENVHVMAGAEIVDSTVSNSIIFPDTTIEKTIVRESIIDTDTTVTTMDLHNALIGAHTTINPER
- a CDS encoding PGF-CTERM sorting domain-containing protein; amino-acid sequence: MSKRKIVSIFLVGILVISAIGIGQASMPTKAEDKNKNPQPQKMTLQVEEVTVHNWSFTVGPDDSVDRTVYVDPISIKNKKYKVDLKKLAKADDMSGLATMPAKKQAQAQAKQNVNIKEGETVRICIKKIHIENVDVMVKLPKQMPNSKKMSNAQMASMDSDKPGYMVTINKLSINKWSFIVGPKKKPDETITIGDVTVKDRVIHVGSSDSNDEKSAAAMESIRKQIKGKMAEKGVKKGKTYRVIIQNINIENVTFVFGNPENIDVPEDGTTTTEETTTEEDTSEEDMTTTEEGDTTTTTTSSEGSNGDDGSETTNNGGQPGFGVGIALLALLGVGFLAVRRE